GTGCCTCGGCCAGCCGTGCCGCTGCGACCTGGATGCTGTTGTTCGCGGCATCGGCGCGGGCGACCAGTGCATCGAGCACCGGGTCGTTGAAGGCGCGCCACCACTCGCCGCGCGGCTGCGCCTCTGCGGGCGTGGCGCGGGTCCACTGGCCTTCGGCCGGCGCCGCGGCCTGCTCCTTGAACTGGGCGGGCGCCTGGAAGCTCGGCGCTTCCGGGATCGCTGTCGCGCAGCCGGCCAGCAGCAGGGCCGCCACGAGCGGCGCCAGCGCTGCGCGCCAGGGCCGGGTGAAAGTGCTTCGATCGAGTTTCATGATCCGCTTTCTTGCAATGAGGCTTGCGCCATCAGTCGTGCGTGTTCAAGGGCGCGGCGGGCATCGGGCGCAGGCCCGCGCCGCCGGCCGGGCCGGAGCCGCCGTCGTGGTTGCCGCCCTGCGAGCCCGCGGGATGCTCTGCCGAGACAAAGCCCTCGTCGCCCGCCAGGTGCGGCACCTCGCCGTGGAGCTTGAGCGGCCGATTGCCGGTGAGCCTGCGCAGCGCCACGTAGAACACCGGCGTCAGGAACAGGCCGAATGCGGTCACGCCGATCATTCCGGCGAACACCGCTACCCCCATGGCCGACCGCATTTCGGAGCCGGCACCGGTGGCGAGCACCAGCGGCAGCACACCCATCACGAATGCGAGCGAGGTCATCAGGATCGGGCGCAGGCGCAGCCGGCTTGCTTCCACGGCGGCCTGGAAGGGCGTGCGCCCGGCGAATTCCAGCTCGCGCGCGAACTCGACGATCAGGATCGCGTTCTTCGCCGACAACCCCACCAGCACCATGAGTCCGATCTGGGTGAACACGTTGCTGTCGCCGCCGGAGATCCACACGCCGGTCATCGCCGCCAGGATGCCCATCGGCACGATCAGGATGATGGCCAGCGGCAGCGTGAGGCTCTCGTACTGCGCCGCCAACACCAGGAACACCAGCACGATGGCCAGCGGGAACACGATCACGGCGGAGTTGCCGGCCAGGATCTCCTGGTAGGTCAGGTCGGTCCATTCGAACTCGACGCCCTTGGGCAGGGTCTCGGCGGCGATCCGCTCGATGGCGTCCTGCGCCTCGCCGGAGGAATAGCCGGGCGCCGGGCCACCGTTGATGTCGGCCGTGAGATAGCCGTTGTAGCGCATCGCGCGCTCCGGCCCGAAGCTGGAGTTCACCTTCATCAGCGCAGACAGCGGCACCATCTCGCCGGAGGTGGAGCGCACCTTCAGCAGGCCCACGTCCTCCGGCCGTGCGCGGTGCGGCGCATCCGCCTGCACCCGCACGCTGTAGGTGCGGCCGAACTTGTTGAAGTCGTTCGCGTACAAGCTGCCCAGGTAGATCTGCATGGTGTCGAAGATGTCCTGCACCGGCACGCCGAGCTGACGCGCCTTGGTGCGGTCGATATCCGCATAGAGCTGCGGCACATTGACCTGCCAGCTGGTGAACATGCCGGTGAGCTCCGGCGCCTGCATCGCCTTGCCCATGAAGGCCTTCACTGCCGCGTCCATGCCCTCGTAGCCGACCGAACCCCGGTCTTCCAGCTGGAGCTTGAAGCCACCGGTAGTGCCCAGGCCTTCCACCGGCGGAGGCGGGAACATGACGATGAAGGCGTCCTGGATCTTGGAGAACTCCGCATTGAGCTGCTGTGCCACCGCGCCCCCGCTCTGGTCGGCACGCTTGCGCTCGTCGAAAGGCTTGAGCATGGCAAAGGCGATGCCGGAGTTCGAGCTGTTGGTAAAGCCGTTGATCGACAGGCCCGGGAAGGACAGCGTGCCTTCGATGTTCGGGTTCTTCGCCATGATCTCGCCCATGCGGCGGATCACCTCGTCCGTGCGGTCCAGCGTGGCGCCGTCGGGCAGTTGGGCAAAGCCGATCAGGTATTGCTTGTCCTGGCCCGGCACGAAGCCGTTGGGCACGGCCTTGAACAGACCGAAGGTCAGTCCGATCAGCGCCAGGTAGAGCGCCATCATCAGCGCCTTGCGCGACAGGACCCGTCGCACGCCGCCGCTGTAGGCTTCCGAGCCGCGATGGAAGAACCGGTTGAAGCCACGGAAGAGCCAGCCGAAGGCGCGGTCCATGCCGCGGGTCAGCGCGTCCTTGGGCGCATCGTGGCCCTTGAGCAGCAGCGCCGCGAGTGCCGGCGACAGCGTCAGCGAATTGATGGCCGAGATCACGGTGGAGATCGCGATGGTCACCGCGAACTGCCGATAGAACTGGCCGGTGAGCCCGCTGATGAAGGCCAGCGGAACGAACACCGCCACCAAGGTCAGCGCGATCGCGATGATGGGCCCCGAGACCTCCCGCATCGCACGGTAGGTGGCGTCGCGCGGCGACAGGCCCGCCTCGATGTTGCGCTCCACGTTCTCGACCACCACGATGGCGTCGTCCACCACGATGCCGATGGCCAGCACCAGCCCGAAAAGCGTCAACGCATTGATCGAGAAGCCCAGCAGGTGCAGCACCGCGAAGGTACCGATCACTGACACCGGCACCGCCAGCAGCGGAATGATGGAGGCACGCCAGGTCTGCAGGAACAGGATGACCACCAGCACGACCAGCGCGATGGCTTCGAGCAGCGTGTGCACCACCGAATCGATGGAGGCGCGCACGAACTGCGTCGGGTCATAGGCGATGCGGTACTCCAGCCCTTCGGGCATGAACTTCGCCAACTCGTCCATCGTCTTGCGCACGTCGGCGGAGATCTGCAGCGAGTTGGAGCCCGGCGACTGGAACACACCGATGCCCACGGCCTGCTGGTTGTCCAGCAGCGAACGCAGCGCGTACTCCGAGGCGCCGAGCTCGATGCGGCCGATGTCGCGCAGCCGTGTCACGGCGCCTTCCGCGCTGGTCTTGACGATGATGTCGCCGAACTCCTCTTCGCTCTGCAGGCGGCCCTGCGCATTGATCGACAGCTGCGTGTCCACGCCCGGCAGCCCCGGCGAAGCGCCCACCACGCCGGCAGCGGCCTGGATGTTCTGGCCGCGAATGGCCGCCACCACGTCGCTGGCCGACAGGCCGCGCTGCGCCACCTTCTGCGGGTCCAGCCAGACGCGCATGGCGTACTCGCCGCCGCCCCAGGCCTGCACCTGGCCGACGCCGTCGATGCGCGCCAGCCGGTCCTTGACGTTGAGCACCGCGTAGTTGCGCAGGTAGTTCATGTCGTAGCGCCCGTTGGGCGATACCAGGTGAACCACCATCGTGATGTTGGGCGAGCTCTTGACGGTGGTGATTCCCAGCCGCCGCACTTCCTCGGGCAGGCGCGGCTCGGCCTGCGAGACGCGGTTCTGCACCATCTGCTGTGCCTTGTCGGGATCGGTGCCGAGCTTGAAGGTGACGGTGAGCGTCATCACGCCGTCCGTGGTCGCCTGGCTGCCCATGTAGAGCATGTCCTCGACGCCGTTGATCTGCTCCTCGAGCGGCGTCGCCACCGTCTCGGCGATCACCTTCGGATTGGCGCCCGGATACTGGGCGCGCACCACCACTGAAGGCGGTGCGACTTCGGGGTATTCCGAGATCGGCAGCCCGCGCAAGGCGATCAGGCCCGCGATCAGCATCAGCAGCGAGAGCACGCCCGCGAAGATCGGCCGATCGATGAAGAATTTCGATAGATTCATGGTGTTGTTTCCCTCGGGGATGCCGGCTTCACTCGGGCACTCGGGACTTGGCGGCGCTGGCCACGCGCTGCGTTTGCGCGTCGGCCTTGGCGTCCATGGTCACCGTCTGCGGGGCCACCAGGGCGCCCGGACGGATGTGCTGCAGGCCGTTGACGACCACGCGCTCGCCGGCCTTCAGCCCCTTGGTCACGACACGCAGTCCGTCGACCGAAGCGCCCAGCGCGACCTCGCGCCACTCGGCCTTGTTGTCCTCGCCCACGACCATCACGAACTTCTTGTTCTGGTCGGTGCCGACGGCGCGCTCGCTCACCAGCAGCGCCGTGTCGTTGCGGGCCTGGCCCATGCGGATGCGGGCGAACTGGCCGGGGATCAGCGTGCCGTCCTTGTTGTCGAAGGCGGCGCGCACGCGCACCGTCCCGCTCCTGGCGTCGACTTGGTTGTCGATCAACTGCAGGCGGCCCTCGTAAGGCGTGCCTTCCAGGCCGGCGGTGCCCATCTGCACCGGAATGCCGTCGAGCTTGCCGCGCGCACCGGCGCCGGGCGGCAGATCCTTCAGCGCCTTGACCACCACCTGCTCGTCCGCGTCGAAGCTCGCGTAGATCGGGCTGACCGACACCAGCGTCGTGAGTACCGGCGCGCCGGGACCGGCGGCGACCAGGTTGCCCACGGTCACTTCCAGCCTGCCGATGCGGCCGGACACCGGCGCCTTCACCTGCGTGTAGCCCAGGTTCAGCCGCGCGCTCTGCAGTTGGGCCTGCGCGGCGCGCAGGTTGGCCTCGGCCTCGCGGCCTGCGTTGACGCGCTCGTCCAGCTCGCGCTGGGCGATGGCCTTGTCGTCCCACAGGCGGCGCGCGCGTTCCTGCTCGCTGCGCGTGAAGGCCGCGCGGGCCTGGGCCGAGGCGACCTGCGCTTCTGCACGCTCGACCTCGGCTGCATAGGGCGCGGGGTCGATGGTGATCAGCAGATCGCCCTGCTTCACCAGCGCGCCCTCGCGGAAGTGCGCCGCCAGCACCGCGCCAGCGACCCGCGAAC
Above is a window of Variovorax sp. RA8 DNA encoding:
- a CDS encoding efflux RND transporter permease subunit yields the protein MNLSKFFIDRPIFAGVLSLLMLIAGLIALRGLPISEYPEVAPPSVVVRAQYPGANPKVIAETVATPLEEQINGVEDMLYMGSQATTDGVMTLTVTFKLGTDPDKAQQMVQNRVSQAEPRLPEEVRRLGITTVKSSPNITMVVHLVSPNGRYDMNYLRNYAVLNVKDRLARIDGVGQVQAWGGGEYAMRVWLDPQKVAQRGLSASDVVAAIRGQNIQAAAGVVGASPGLPGVDTQLSINAQGRLQSEEEFGDIIVKTSAEGAVTRLRDIGRIELGASEYALRSLLDNQQAVGIGVFQSPGSNSLQISADVRKTMDELAKFMPEGLEYRIAYDPTQFVRASIDSVVHTLLEAIALVVLVVILFLQTWRASIIPLLAVPVSVIGTFAVLHLLGFSINALTLFGLVLAIGIVVDDAIVVVENVERNIEAGLSPRDATYRAMREVSGPIIAIALTLVAVFVPLAFISGLTGQFYRQFAVTIAISTVISAINSLTLSPALAALLLKGHDAPKDALTRGMDRAFGWLFRGFNRFFHRGSEAYSGGVRRVLSRKALMMALYLALIGLTFGLFKAVPNGFVPGQDKQYLIGFAQLPDGATLDRTDEVIRRMGEIMAKNPNIEGTLSFPGLSINGFTNSSNSGIAFAMLKPFDERKRADQSGGAVAQQLNAEFSKIQDAFIVMFPPPPVEGLGTTGGFKLQLEDRGSVGYEGMDAAVKAFMGKAMQAPELTGMFTSWQVNVPQLYADIDRTKARQLGVPVQDIFDTMQIYLGSLYANDFNKFGRTYSVRVQADAPHRARPEDVGLLKVRSTSGEMVPLSALMKVNSSFGPERAMRYNGYLTADINGGPAPGYSSGEAQDAIERIAAETLPKGVEFEWTDLTYQEILAGNSAVIVFPLAIVLVFLVLAAQYESLTLPLAIILIVPMGILAAMTGVWISGGDSNVFTQIGLMVLVGLSAKNAILIVEFARELEFAGRTPFQAAVEASRLRLRPILMTSLAFVMGVLPLVLATGAGSEMRSAMGVAVFAGMIGVTAFGLFLTPVFYVALRRLTGNRPLKLHGEVPHLAGDEGFVSAEHPAGSQGGNHDGGSGPAGGAGLRPMPAAPLNTHD
- a CDS encoding efflux RND transporter periplasmic adaptor subunit — its product is MQTNNKQSNARRRLWPAVTGVTALVAIASAVLFGLPSFKAVANDAPAVATPRATPVSVAVVAPTEVNTWDEFSGRLEAVERVDVRSRVAGAVLAAHFREGALVKQGDLLITIDPAPYAAEVERAEAQVASAQARAAFTRSEQERARRLWDDKAIAQRELDERVNAGREAEANLRAAQAQLQSARLNLGYTQVKAPVSGRIGRLEVTVGNLVAAGPGAPVLTTLVSVSPIYASFDADEQVVVKALKDLPPGAGARGKLDGIPVQMGTAGLEGTPYEGRLQLIDNQVDARSGTVRVRAAFDNKDGTLIPGQFARIRMGQARNDTALLVSERAVGTDQNKKFVMVVGEDNKAEWREVALGASVDGLRVVTKGLKAGERVVVNGLQHIRPGALVAPQTVTMDAKADAQTQRVASAAKSRVPE